A section of the Festucalex cinctus isolate MCC-2025b chromosome 7, RoL_Fcin_1.0, whole genome shotgun sequence genome encodes:
- the LOC144021878 gene encoding uncharacterized protein LOC144021878 isoform X1, with amino-acid sequence MARPLGGGANDATRFLTSGVVPSSPTANTPAFTAASQADWAAKRLVWVPSDKHGFESASIKEERGDEVVVELSDSQKLLTLSREDVQRMNPPRFSKVEDMADLTCLNEASVLHNLRERYYSGLIYTYSGLFCVVVNPYKNLPIYTESIVEMYRGKKRHEMPPHIYAISEAAYRSMLQDREDQSILCTGESGAGKTENTKKVIQYLAHVASSHKGATPRSKDALQMDGSRSLTRGTTVVNKIMQYGELERQLLQANPILEAFGNAKTTKNDNSSRFGKFIRINFDVAGYIVGANIETYLLEKSRATRQAKDERTFHIFYQMLHGASEATKSDLLLGTADEYRFLSGGSIAVPGQSDAENFTQTMDSMAIMGFNPDELMSMLKVISAVLQFGNITFTKDKNHDQASMPDNTAAQKLCHLLGINVLEFTRAILTPRIKVGREYVQKAQTKEQADFAVEALAKATYERLFRWLVHRVNRALDRRQRQGASFIGILDIAGFEIFLLNSFEQLCINYTNEKLQQLFNHTMFILEQEEYQREGIEWNFIDFGLDLQPCIDLIERPANPPGVLALLDEECWFPRATDQSFVEKLTSQQGSHPKFFKSKQPRGESDFSIIHYAGKVDYKANDWLVKNMDPLNDNVASLLHQSSDHFVSELWKEDIQTLPRVYFFDSYTTLQANGSDMDRIIGLDQVSSSSESSGPVTFGASGLKTKKGMFRTVGQLYKESLAKLMATLRNTNPNFLRCIIPNHEKRAGKLAPHLVLDQLRCNGVLEGIRICRQGFPNRIPFQEFRQRYEILTPNAIPRTFMDGKQASELMIKALELDPNLFRVGQSKVFFRAGVLAHLEEERDLKITDTIIRFQSAARGYLARKAFTKKQQQLSALRVMQRNCHAYLILKNWKWWRLFTKVKPLLQVTRQDEEIQVRESELLKAKERLARVEQDFTDLDKKHILLMEEKAVLADQLQAEAELFAEAEEMRSRLANRKQELEDVLTELESRLEEEEERGVQMTNEKKKMQQNIQDLEEQLEEEESARQRLLLEKVSLETKVKSQDNDLLSVAEQRDRLTKEKKQLEERLNELTEHLTEEEEKSKSLNKLKNKQEAIIADLEDRLKREEQGRLEQEKWKRKMETEAIEAQEQLSDMGLVSGELKGTLTQKEKEITAIQSRLEEEGARRSEAQRSMREAMSQVSELKEEVENERGMRERAEKQRRDLSEELEALRTELEDTLDTTAAQQELRSRREVELNDLQRCVEDETRRHEAQLSELRVKHSAAIDNLQEQLDNSKRARQSLDKAKMVLDEEKQSLSMELKGLQASRTESDRGRKRAESQLQELNMRLSQADQEKVEREEKVHKLQNEIDSLSSNLSSFDSKSLRLSKEVSSLESQLHDAQEFLQEETHQKLALAARTRALEEERNGLMERLEEEEEKSRELTRQIQTQTQQLTEMRKQSEEVNTAAESSEESRRKLQRELDGAVQREKQREEEKDRVERQRERLREEIEDMTLALQRERQNCTALEKRQKKFDQCLAEEKAVSTRLAEEKDRAEADSRDKETRYLALSRALQEAQDQRDELERSNKQLRMEMEQLVNQQDDVGKNVHELERTRRALETEASSLRSQTLDLEEELTEAENSRLRLEVTLQALKAQFEREISSNEEKGEEKRRALSKQVRELEMQLEEERSQRSQAVLTKKQLEAELQDSEAQVETSSRSKEEAVKHLRKLQSQLKEALRELDEAKITRDEVISQSKDNDKKIQTLEAEVLQLTEELAVSDRQRRQAQQERDEMADDMVNNSSGKTALFEEKRRLEMRISQLEEELEEEQTNAELLSERQRKMAMQVETMTVQLQGERTLAQKAEAAREQLDRHNKDMKMRLEELEGTVRGKHRLSVAALETKIESMEEQLEQERQERAIANKLVRKTEKKLKEVMMQAEDERRHADQYRDQLDKSMVRLRQLKRQLEEVEEENSRSNAQKRKLQRDLEELTENSQSRMREITTLRNQLSVPEWRPEQRAPLPLTMRGRRALVDDYSLENSDSEEPPASPTPSLGLPRTPTPSSEHNLDPNPPPYSVNNIHQ; translated from the exons CGGCGAGTCGGGCGCAGGCAAAACAGAAAACACGAAGAAAGTCATTCAGTATCTGGCTCATGTCGCATCCTCTCACAAGGGTGCGACTCCCAGGAGCAAAGATGCTTTACAG ATGGATGGCTCTCGCTCCTTAACCAGGGGCACCACTGTCGTGAACAAG ATTATGCAATAT GGCGAGCTGGAGAGACAGCTGCTGCAAGCTAACCCCATACTGGAGGCCTTCGGTAACGCAAAAACCACCAAGAATGACAATTCTTCAAGATTT GGTAAATTCATCCGCATCAATTTTGATGTGGCGGGTTACATTGTTGGTGCCAACATTGAGACCT ACCTCCTGGAAAAGTCCCGGGCCACCCGTCAGGCCAAAGATGAGCGAACATTCCACATCTTTTACCAGATGTTACATGGAGCTTCAGAAGCAACTAAAT CTGACTTGCTCTTAGGAACTGCCGACGAGTACCGCTTTCTCAGCGGAGGTTCCATAGCTGTTCCTGGTCAGAGTGACGCCGAGAACTTCACCCAGACCATGGACTCAATGGCCATCATGGGCTTCAACCCGGACGAGCTGATGT CCATGCTGAAGGTGATCTCTGCCGTGCTCCAGTTCGGAAACATTACCTTCACAAAGGACAAGAACCACGATCAGGCGTCCATGCCTGACAACACGGCGGCTCAGAAActgtgccacctgctgggtaTCAACGTGCTGGAGTTCACCCGAGCCATCCTGACGCCGAGGATCAAAGTGGGTCGGGAGTACGTGCAGAAGGCCCAAACAAAAGAACAG GCTGACTTTGCCGTTGAGGCCCTGGCCAAGGCAACGTACGAGCGCCTGTTCAGGTGGTTGGTGCACAGAGTCAACAGAGCTCTGGACCGCAGGCAGAGACAGGGCGCCTCGTTCATCGGCATCCTGGATATCGCCGGATTCGAGATTTTCCTG CTGAACTCCTTTGAGCAGCTGTGCATCAACTACACCAACGAGAAGCTGCAGCAGCTCTTCAACCACACCATGTTCATCCTGGAGCAGGAGGAGTACCAGCGAGAAGGCATCGAGTGGAACTTTATCGACTTTGGCCTCGACTTGCAGCCGTGCATTGATCTCATCGAAAGACCG GCCAACCCGCCTGGTGTTCTGGCCCTGCTGGACGAAGAGTGCTGGTTCCCTCGAGCTACAGACCAGTCGTTTGTGGAAAAGCTGACCAGTCAGCAAGGCAGCCATCCCAAATTCTTCAAATCCAAGCAACCGCGCGGCGAGTCCGACTTTTCTATCATCCACTACGCTGGCAAG GTTGACTACAAGGCTAATGACTGGTTGGTAAAGAACATGGACCCCCTGAACGACAACGTGGCATCTCTCCTCCACCAGTCGTCTGACCATTTTGTCTCCGAGTTGTGGAAGGAGG ATATTCAAACTCTACCTCGTGTCTACTTCTTTGACTCCTATACCACACTGCAGGCAAATGGCTCCGACA TGGACCGCATCATAGGCCTGGATCAGGTGTCGTCATCAAGTGAGAGCAGCGGGCCGGTCACCTTCGGCGCATCGGGTCTGAAGACCAAGAAGGGAATGTTCAGGACCGTGGGCCAGTTGTATAAAGAGTCCCTCGCCAAGCTGATGGCCACACTGAGGAATACCAACCCCAACTTCCTGCGCTGCATCATCCCCAACCATGAGAAGAGG GCCGGCAAGCTGGCACCACACTTAGTTTTGGACCAGCTAAGGTGCAACGGGGTCCTGGAGGGGATCCGTATCTGCCGGCAAGGCTTCCCTAACCGCATCCCGTTCCAGGAGTTCAGACAGAG ATACGAGATTCTGACTCCTAATGCTATTCCTCGCACCTTCATGGATGGAAAACAGGCGTCCGAACTTATG ATCAAGGCTTTGGAGCTGGATCCCAACCTGTTCCGCGTTGGCCAAAGCAAAGTGTTCTTCAGAGCCGGCGTGCTGGCTCACCTGGAGGAGGAACGAGACTTAAAAATCACAGACACCATCATACGCTTCCAAAGTGCAGCCAGAGGCTACCTTGCACGCAA AGCCTTCACGAAGAAACAGCAGCAGCTGAGCGCACTGAGAGTGATGCAGAGGAACTGTCATGCTTACCTCATACTCAAGAACTGGAAGTGGTGGCGGCTTTTCACAAAG GTGAAGCCGCTGCTGCAGGTGACCCGGCAGGATGAGGAAATCCAGGTGAGAGAATCGGAGCTGCTCAAGGCCAAGGAAAGACTTGCCCGAGTGGAGCAGGACTTCACCGACCTGGACAAGAAACACATTCTG CTGATGGAGGAGAAAGCGGTGCTGGCCGACCAGCTGCAGGCCGAGGCTGAGCTGTTTGCGGAAGCCGAGGAGATGCGGTCCAGGCTGGCCAATCGCAAGCAGGAGCTGGAGGACGTGCTCACCGAGCTTGAGAGCCgtttggaggaggaggaggagaggggcGTGCAGATGACAAACGAAAAGAAGAAAATGCAGCAGAACATTCAG GACCTGGAGGAACAACTTGAGGAAGAGGAAAGTGCCAGACAGCGCCTCTTGCTGGAGAAGGTCTCCCTGGAGACCAAAGTCAAAAGTCAGGATAATGACCTTCTGAGTGTAGCGGAGCAGAGAGATCGCCTCACCAAG GAGAAGAAGCAGCTGGAGGAGCGCCTGAACGAGTTGACCGAACACCtcacagaggaggaggagaagagcaAAAGTCTGAACAAACTCAAGAACAAACAAGAGGCCATCATTGCCGACCTAGAAG ATCGTCTCAAGCGTGAAGAGCAGGGTCGCTTGGAGCAGGAAAAGTGGAAGCGCAAGATGGAGACGGAGGCAATAGAAGCTCAAGAGCAGCTATCCGACATGGGCCTCGTCTCTGGCGAGCTGAAGGGCACCCTGACCCAGAAGGAAAAAGAAATAACCGCCATTCAGAGCCG GTTGGAGGAGGAAGGCGCGCGGCGCTCAGAAGCGCAGAGGTCAATGAGGGAAGCCATGTCCCAGGTGTCCGAGCTGAAGGAGGAAGTGGAGAACGAGCGAGGGATGAGAGAGCGGGCTGAGAAACAGAGGCGAGACCTCAGCGAGGAGCTGGAGGCTTTGAGGACCGAGCTGGAGGACACCCTCGACACCACCGCCGCCCAGCAGGAGCTCAG GTCCCGTCGGGAGGTGGAGTTAAACGACCTCCAGCGTTGCGTGGAAGATGAGACGCGCCGCCACGAGGCCCAACTGTCGGAGCTCAGAGTCAAGCACAGCGCCGCCATAGACAATCTTCAGGAGCAGCTGGACAACAGCAAGAGG GCGCGTCAGTCGTTGGACAAGGCCAAGATGGTGCTGGACGAAGAGAAGCAGAGTTTGAGTATGGAGCTGAAGGGCCTCCAGGCGAGCCGCACGGAGAGCGACCGAGGACGCAAGCGGGCTGAAAGTCAGCTGCAGGAGCTCAACATGCGCCTCTCTCAGGCCGACCAAGAGAAGGTGGAAAGAGAGGAGAAAGTGCACAAGCTGCAG AATGAAATTGACTCTCTGTCCAGCAATTTGTCGTCCTTTGACAGCAAATCCCTACGTCTGTCTAAAGAAGTCAGCAGTCTGGAGAGCCAGCTTCATGACGCACAg GAATTCTTGCAGGAGGAGACGCACCAGAAGTTGGCTCTGGCTGCTAGAACACGAGCgctggaggaggagaggaaCGGCCTAATGGAGAGactggaggaggaagaggaaaaatCCAGGGAGCTGACCCGGCAGATTCAGACTCAAACTCAGCAG CTGACCGAGATGCGCAAACAGTCGGAGGAGGTGAACACGGCGGCGGAGAGCAGCGAGGAGTCCCGCAGGAAGCTGCAGAGAGAGCTGGACGGCGCCGTCCAGAGGGAGAAGCAGCGAGAGGAGGAGAAGGATCGTGTGGAGAGGCAGCGGGAGCGTCTCAGGGAGGAGATCGAGGACATGACTCTTGCCCTGCAGCGGGAGAGGCAGAACTGCACAGCTCTCGAGAAGCGGCAGAAGAAGTTTGACCAG TGTCTGGCCGAGGAGAAGGCGGTGAGCACTCGTCTGGCTGAGGAGAAGGACCGAGCAGAAGCTGACAGTCGAGACAAGGAGACGCGTTATCTTGCCTTGTCCAGAGCGCTTCAG gaagcccaagaccagCGGGACGAGCTGGAGAGATCCAACAAGCAGCTTCGCATGGAAATGGAACAGCTCGTCAACCAGCAGGATGATGTGGGAAAGAAC GTGCACGAGCTAGAGAGGACCCGCAGGGCTCTGGAGACAGAAGCCAGCAGCCTCCGTAGTCAGACGCTGGATCTGGAGGAGGAGCTGACGGAGGCGGAGAACTCCAGGCTGAGGCTGGAGGTCACCCTGCAGGCGCTCAAGGCTCAGTTCGAGAGGGAGATCAGCAGCAACGAGGAGAAAGGCGAGGAGAAGAGGAGGGCCCTCAGCAAGCAG GTGCGGGAGCTAGAGATGCAGCTGGAGGAGGAACGCAGTCAGCGCTCCCAGGCCGTGCTAACCAAGAAACAGCTGGAAGCGGAGCTGCAGGACTCCGAGGCTCAGGTGGAAACGTCCAGCCGCAGCAAGGAGGAGGCCGTCAAGCATCTGCGGAAGCTGCAG AGTCAACTCAAGGAGGCGCTCCGAGAGCTGGATGAGGCCAAGATTACGCGAGACGAAGTCATATCGCAGTCCAAAGACAACGATAAGAAAATCCAAACCCTGGAGGCCGAagtcctgcagctcactgag GAGCTAGCCGTGTCCGACCGGCAGAGGAGACAGGCTCAGCAGGAGCGAGACGAAATGGCCGACGACATGGTCAACAACAGCTCCGGAAA GACAGCGCTATTTGAAGAGAAGCGCCGGTTAGAGATGCGAATCAGCCAGCTGGAGgaggagctggaggaggagcAGACCAATGCTGAGCTTCTGTCCGAGAGACAAAGAAAGATGGCGATGCAG GTGGAGACGATGACCGTGCAGCTGCAGGGCGAGAGGACCCTGGCCCAGAAGGCGGAGGCGGCGCGGGAGCAGCTGGATCGCCATAACAAGGACATGAAGATGCGGCTGGAGGAGCTGGAGGGAACCGTCAGGGGGAAACACCGGCTCAGTGTCGCCGCCCTGGAGACGAAGATCGAATCGATGGAGGAGCAACTGGAACAAGAGAGACA AGAGCGGGCCATTGCCAACAAGCTGGTGAGGAAGACAGAGAAGAAACTGAAGGAGGTTATGATGCAGGCTGAAGACGAGAGGAGGCATGCCGATCAGTACAGAGACCAG CTGGACAAGTCCATGGTGCGCCTCAGGCAGCTGAAGCGTCAGCTGGAAGAAGTGGAGGAGGAGAACTCGCGTTCCAACGCGCAGAAGAGGAAGCTGCAGCGAGACCTGGAGGAGCTGACGGAAAACAGCCAAAGCAGGATGCGCGAGATCACCACCCTGCGCAACCAGCTCAG CGTCCCTGAATGGAGACCAGAGCA ACGTGCTCCGTTGCCGCTGACGATGCGCGGACGGCGAGCTCTGGTGGACGACTACTCGTTGGAAAACTCGGATTCCGAGGAGCCGCCCGCCTCCCCCACACCTTCTCTGGGACTGCCCCGAACCCCCACCCCGTCCTCGGAGCACAACCTGGACCCCAACCCGCCCCCCTACAGTGTCAACAACATACACCAATGA